The Lynx canadensis isolate LIC74 chromosome D4, mLynCan4.pri.v2, whole genome shotgun sequence DNA window TGCCAGCCCCAGAGTCAACTGCGGAGGGCCACAGGCGATGGTCCTCATTTTGAGACCAACCAGATAATTGTCATTAATATTTATCTGCCCCACGCCTGACTCTCTGGTCTTCACGGCCGACGGCCTGTCAAACCCAGAAGTGCCAGAGAGCACGGTTCCAACTCCGATGGACCGTGTGTTGGTGGAGGAATTGATATCCTTCACGCGGCCTTCTCCTACGGCCACCGTCCGCATCTCCACGGTCTGAGTGCTGGTCTGCTTGTCCAAAGTGCTGAGGGAAGTGCTGGTGCAGGATTCCACAAGGGTAACCACCTCGGTGTTGGTGCACCGGTCCACCTGCTCCCAAACCGTGCTGGTGTGCCGGCTCGCGGTACGAGGCACCGCCATGACAGCAGCCTCCACCTGGCCAGCGGCCTCCGTGTTCACGCTCCGGGACGTGAGCTCCTTCGGGGGGCAGACAGTCACGTCAACGGAACAATCCCCGCAGCCGATGGATCGCACTTCTTTGAGATTCAGGTTGGTCTTGAGGAGCGACAGATCGTGCACGGACTCCTCCGTGTTGCTGCCCGTTTCGCAGACGCTGATTTCCACACCCACGCTCTTGTCGCACGTCTCCACGGACCTCCCAGTACCCTGCTCGTGCGTTTCCACCCTCTCCTTGACAATCCACCAATTCATGGGCAGCTCGGGCCCCACGAGCCTGCTCTCACAACGGGGCCGGCAGGAGACGCCCAGGCTGTGCATCTGCACGGCGCTCCCGACACAGGCATCCGCCAGGTCCACGTGATGGCCAGCCGTCTGGTCTCTGGTGGCCACCACCGCCTCCACCATCTTGCTGAGAACCAGCGGCTGGGCCGTCACGGCTTTGTCCGCCTTCTTCCTCGACCCCGCGGCCTGCAGCTCTTGCTTGAGTCTAGTCATCTCGCGGTCATGGGTGGTTTCTTTCAGTTGCACTTCCAGGCGGTAGATCTTCTCCTTCAAGGCCTCTATGGTCTGCTGCTGCAGCTCTATTTCCTTGTCCGCTTCCGTGGTCACGCCAAGCATGGCCTCTGTCACGCCGACCCCACAGTTCCTCGACTCGGTGGCCGTCCCGACGGCGGCGTCCTTCCGGGACGCGGAGCCCCTGCGGTACACGACCACGCGGTCCATGGTCTCGTCGGCACCCACAGCCACGGACCGGCTCTCCCCGTCCTCCCGGGGCCCCGAGGAGGCCTCGCAGCTGCTGTCCTGGATCTTCCGCTCCAGGGCCTGCATGTCTGCCGCGAGCTGCCGGAACTCCCTGATGCTCTGCGCGCTCTGTTCCACGCGTTCCATCTCGTCCTCCTCGTAGTCGATGTACAGTTCACCTCCGCCGCTACTGCGCCGGGCCCTGGAGAGCCGCTCCAGCTGCGACGCGTTCCCCGCACTGTAGGACCGCTTCCTCACACCGCACGCGTCGTTCTGGGCTGTCGCTCTCTGGTGTTTCAGCTGCGAGGCCAACTGTCTTTTCTCCTCTTGCAAGACGGAGATCTTCACCTGGAGCACGGGGATGGTTCGCACCTGCTCCTCGAGCTCCTTCAGGCGCTTCAGGGCAATGGCCATCTGCTCGCGGATGTGCTGCAGGTGCATGGGGCTCACGTTGGTCACTGGCGTGGAGATCCCTGAGCTCAGGGGGCTGTGGCGGATGGAGCTCCCCATGGACGACGTGGTGGCCACGGCTGGGGCATAGCCGCTGTACTCACCGTTGCCTTGGTATCCATTCTGAAGCTGGTGCGCGGCAGGATTGTGGTTTCCGGAACCCATGAAGGAGGAGAGCGAGCTCGTGGAGCCCATGCCTCCAAAACTGGCCAGCCTGGGCCTGCGGAACTCACCCGGGGCCACCTGCATGGTGACTCTCTCCTGTTCCAGTCTCCTCCGGGTCTCCATCAGCGTCTTGGTGACATGAAGGTTGTGCTTTGGGAGTTgaggggagggtggtggcagCTGTCGACTTTCTGGGATGGTAAGGAAAGGGGGTGAGGTCTCCAGAGGGGCAGGGGCCCTTGGGATGGGAGTCGACGTAACGTGGCTTCTGGCTACCAGGAAGTGAGGACACTGCCTGTTGTCATCACTGTTGGAGGACGAGAGGGATTCCGTGGAAGTCCACACAGCCTGCTGACCGGGCACGGCCCTGCTTTCAGGGCATGGCACCGACGGCTTCCGCCTCTTCTGGATGTTGAGTTTCTTGATGGTGTTTCCTTTCTCTATGTCGTCCACGTACTTGAGGAAGTCTAAGTCCAGCTGATAACCATAGGGGGTCTCCACAAAGTAAGGATCTTTCTGTTCCTTGTCAGGATCTCCGTTCAGAACATCATCTGTTTTTCCTAGGAGAGTGAGAAGGGAGTATT harbors:
- the KANK1 gene encoding KN motif and ankyrin repeat domain-containing protein 1 isoform X2: MAHATKVNGCASGKTDDVLNGDPDKEQKDPYFVETPYGYQLDLDFLKYVDDIEKGNTIKKLNIQKRRKPSVPCPESRAVPGQQAVWTSTESLSSSNSDDNRQCPHFLVARSHVTSTPIPRAPAPLETSPPFLTIPESRQLPPPSPQLPKHNLHVTKTLMETRRRLEQERVTMQVAPGEFRRPRLASFGGMGSTSSLSSFMGSGNHNPAAHQLQNGYQGNGEYSGYAPAVATTSSMGSSIRHSPLSSGISTPVTNVSPMHLQHIREQMAIALKRLKELEEQVRTIPVLQVKISVLQEEKRQLASQLKHQRATAQNDACGVRKRSYSAGNASQLERLSRARRSSGGGELYIDYEEDEMERVEQSAQSIREFRQLAADMQALERKIQDSSCEASSGPREDGESRSVAVGADETMDRVVVYRRGSASRKDAAVGTATESRNCGVGVTEAMLGVTTEADKEIELQQQTIEALKEKIYRLEVQLKETTHDREMTRLKQELQAAGSRKKADKAVTAQPLVLSKMVEAVVATRDQTAGHHVDLADACVGSAVQMHSLGVSCRPRCESRLVGPELPMNWWIVKERVETHEQGTGRSVETCDKSVGVEISVCETGSNTEESVHDLSLLKTNLNLKEVRSIGCGDCSVDVTVCPPKELTSRSVNTEAAGQVEAAVMAVPRTASRHTSTVWEQVDRCTNTEVVTLVESCTSTSLSTLDKQTSTQTVEMRTVAVGEGRVKDINSSTNTRSIGVGTVLSGTSGFDRPSAVKTRESGVGQININDNYLVGLKMRTIACGPPQLTLGLAASRRSVGVGDGPVGEFAESPLPQAPAGMVTGLDHYIERVQKLLAEQQTLLAENYSELAEAFGEPHSQIGSLNSQLISTLSSINSVMKSASTEELRNPDFPRMSLGKVTGSSLEYPCKCGGLQSGGPFNTQTSRHEQEAGTTEGRPLGGQDAFPSQESALSPVNLTDDQIAAGLYVCTNSESTLKSIMKKKDGNRDSNGAKKNLQFVGINGGYELSEKMLSACNLLKNNINDPKALTSKDMRSCLNTLQHEWFRVSSQKSACPAMVGDYIAAFEAVSPDVLRHIINMADGNGNTALHYSVSHSNFEIVKLLLDADVCNVDHQNKAGYTPIMLAALAAVEAEKDMRVVEELFGCGDVNAKASQAGQTALMLAVSHGRIDMVKGLLACGADVNIQDDEGSTALMCASEHGHVEIVKLLLAQPGCNGHLEDNDGSTALSIALEAGHKDIAVLLYAHVNFAKAQSPGTPRLGRKTSPGPTHRSSFD
- the KANK1 gene encoding KN motif and ankyrin repeat domain-containing protein 1 isoform X1 produces the protein MAHATKVNGCASGKTDDVLNGDPDKEQKDPYFVETPYGYQLDLDFLKYVDDIEKGNTIKKLNIQKRRKPSVPCPESRAVPGQQAVWTSTESLSSSNSDDNRQCPHFLVARSHVTSTPIPRAPAPLETSPPFLTIPESRQLPPPSPQLPKHNLHVTKTLMETRRRLEQERVTMQVAPGEFRRPRLASFGGMGSTSSLSSFMGSGNHNPAAHQLQNGYQGNGEYSGYAPAVATTSSMGSSIRHSPLSSGISTPVTNVSPMHLQHIREQMAIALKRLKELEEQVRTIPVLQVKISVLQEEKRQLASQLKHQRATAQNDACGVRKRSYSAGNASQLERLSRARRSSGGGELYIDYEEDEMERVEQSAQSIREFRQLAADMQALERKIQDSSCEASSGPREDGESRSVAVGADETMDRVVVYRRGSASRKDAAVGTATESRNCGVGVTEAMLGVTTEADKEIELQQQTIEALKEKIYRLEVQLKETTHDREMTRLKQELQAAGSRKKADKAVTAQPLVLSKMVEAVVATRDQTAGHHVDLADACVGSAVQMHSLGVSCRPRCESRLVGPELPMNWWIVKERVETHEQGTGRSVETCDKSVGVEISVCETGSNTEESVHDLSLLKTNLNLKEVRSIGCGDCSVDVTVCPPKELTSRSVNTEAAGQVEAAVMAVPRTASRHTSTVWEQVDRCTNTEVVTLVESCTSTSLSTLDKQTSTQTVEMRTVAVGEGRVKDINSSTNTRSIGVGTVLSGTSGFDRPSAVKTRESGVGQININDNYLVGLKMRTIACGPPQLTLGLAASRRSVGVGDGPVGEFAESPLPQAPAGMVTGLDHYIERVQKLLAEQQTLLAENYSELAEAFGEPHSQIGSLNSQLISTLSSINSVMKSASTEELRNPDFPRMSLGKVTGSSLEYPCKCGGLQSGGPFNTQTSRHEQEAGTTEGRPLGGQDAFPSQESALSPVNLTDDQIAAGLYVCTNSESTLKSIMKKKDGNRDSNGAKKNLQFVGINGGYETTSSDDSSSDESSSSESDDECDVIEYPPEEEEEEEEDEDTRGMAEGHHAVNMEGFKSTRVEDEMQVPECEPEKVEIRERYELSEKMLSACNLLKNNINDPKALTSKDMRSCLNTLQHEWFRVSSQKSACPAMVGDYIAAFEAVSPDVLRHIINMADGNGNTALHYSVSHSNFEIVKLLLDADVCNVDHQNKAGYTPIMLAALAAVEAEKDMRVVEELFGCGDVNAKASQAGQTALMLAVSHGRIDMVKGLLACGADVNIQDDEGSTALMCASEHGHVEIVKLLLAQPGCNGHLEDNDGSTALSIALEAGHKDIAVLLYAHVNFAKAQSPGTPRLGRKTSPGPTHRSSFD
- the KANK1 gene encoding KN motif and ankyrin repeat domain-containing protein 1 isoform X3, which produces METRRRLEQERVTMQVAPGEFRRPRLASFGGMGSTSSLSSFMGSGNHNPAAHQLQNGYQGNGEYSGYAPAVATTSSMGSSIRHSPLSSGISTPVTNVSPMHLQHIREQMAIALKRLKELEEQVRTIPVLQVKISVLQEEKRQLASQLKHQRATAQNDACGVRKRSYSAGNASQLERLSRARRSSGGGELYIDYEEDEMERVEQSAQSIREFRQLAADMQALERKIQDSSCEASSGPREDGESRSVAVGADETMDRVVVYRRGSASRKDAAVGTATESRNCGVGVTEAMLGVTTEADKEIELQQQTIEALKEKIYRLEVQLKETTHDREMTRLKQELQAAGSRKKADKAVTAQPLVLSKMVEAVVATRDQTAGHHVDLADACVGSAVQMHSLGVSCRPRCESRLVGPELPMNWWIVKERVETHEQGTGRSVETCDKSVGVEISVCETGSNTEESVHDLSLLKTNLNLKEVRSIGCGDCSVDVTVCPPKELTSRSVNTEAAGQVEAAVMAVPRTASRHTSTVWEQVDRCTNTEVVTLVESCTSTSLSTLDKQTSTQTVEMRTVAVGEGRVKDINSSTNTRSIGVGTVLSGTSGFDRPSAVKTRESGVGQININDNYLVGLKMRTIACGPPQLTLGLAASRRSVGVGDGPVGEFAESPLPQAPAGMVTGLDHYIERVQKLLAEQQTLLAENYSELAEAFGEPHSQIGSLNSQLISTLSSINSVMKSASTEELRNPDFPRMSLGKVTGSSLEYPCKCGGLQSGGPFNTQTSRHEQEAGTTEGRPLGGQDAFPSQESALSPVNLTDDQIAAGLYVCTNSESTLKSIMKKKDGNRDSNGAKKNLQFVGINGGYETTSSDDSSSDESSSSESDDECDVIEYPPEEEEEEEEDEDTRGMAEGHHAVNMEGFKSTRVEDEMQVPECEPEKVEIRERYELSEKMLSACNLLKNNINDPKALTSKDMRSCLNTLQHEWFRVSSQKSACPAMVGDYIAAFEAVSPDVLRHIINMADGNGNTALHYSVSHSNFEIVKLLLDADVCNVDHQNKAGYTPIMLAALAAVEAEKDMRVVEELFGCGDVNAKASQAGQTALMLAVSHGRIDMVKGLLACGADVNIQDDEGSTALMCASEHGHVEIVKLLLAQPGCNGHLEDNDGSTALSIALEAGHKDIAVLLYAHVNFAKAQSPGTPRLGRKTSPGPTHRSSFD